A stretch of the uncultured Cohaesibacter sp. genome encodes the following:
- a CDS encoding CvpA family protein codes for MPITLLDGIFLIVLLISAFLAMIRGFVREVLSIGAWVAAAIATIYLFDQALPFVKTYLPQPLVAQAATALGIFLITLIVVSFITIQISDFVLDSRIGALDRTLGFVFGAARGAILMAVAMIMFNWFQPEDRQPNWIAQAKVKPLLNQIGDKLIGLLPEDPEEQLLEKLKQRRQGLTGDENTSYKSGESNALDNLISSNSKN; via the coding sequence ATGCCCATCACACTCCTCGACGGGATTTTTCTCATCGTCTTGTTGATTTCCGCATTCCTGGCCATGATCCGTGGCTTCGTGCGCGAGGTCCTTTCCATTGGCGCCTGGGTTGCTGCTGCCATTGCGACCATCTATCTGTTCGATCAGGCCCTTCCCTTTGTCAAAACCTACCTGCCGCAGCCTTTGGTCGCGCAGGCGGCAACGGCTCTGGGCATTTTCCTGATCACCCTGATCGTCGTATCCTTTATCACCATCCAGATTTCTGACTTCGTGCTCGACAGTCGCATCGGCGCACTGGATCGCACGCTGGGCTTTGTCTTTGGTGCTGCCCGCGGAGCCATTCTGATGGCGGTCGCGATGATCATGTTCAACTGGTTCCAGCCGGAAGATCGCCAACCCAACTGGATTGCACAGGCCAAAGTAAAGCCCTTGCTGAACCAGATTGGCGACAAACTGATCGGCTTGTTGCCCGAGGACCCCGAAGAGCAGCTGCTGGAAAAACTCAAGCAGCGCCGCCAAGGTCTGACTGGCGACGAGAATACCAGTTACAAATCAGGCGAAAGCAACGCTCTGGACAATCTGATCAGTTCAAACAGCAAGAATTGA
- the radA gene encoding DNA repair protein RadA → MARKKSNFVCQSCGAVTNRWAGKCESCGEWNSISEEVESAGIGGSPRTVRGKSGRIVELVSLSGQEKPAPRIETGVSELDRVTGGGFVKGSVLLLGGDPGIGKSTLLIQASAALAHRGHRVIYISGEEAIDQVRLRASRLGLAKAKVELAAETSVEDILATLTAGPAPDMVVIDSIQTLWTDSADSAPGTVTQVRASAQAMIRYAKQTGAAVILVGHVTKDGQIAGPRVVEHMVDGVMQFEGDSGHQFRILRAIKNRFGPTDEIGVFEMTGGGLSQVANPSAMFLGERNLSTPGAAVFAGMEGSRPLLVEIQALVAQSPLGTPRRAVVGWDSSRLAMVLAVLDAHCGVRLSSHDVYLNVAGGMKITEPAADLAVAAALVSSLAGVALPSEAVYFGEISLSGAIRPVSHSAARIKESAKLGFSSASVPEASLKATKSAELALTSLETLSDLVARIAAGSNLSESDD, encoded by the coding sequence ATGGCCCGCAAGAAATCCAACTTCGTCTGCCAATCCTGCGGCGCTGTCACCAACCGCTGGGCCGGAAAATGCGAATCCTGTGGCGAGTGGAACTCGATCAGCGAGGAAGTTGAAAGCGCAGGCATTGGCGGCTCACCCCGTACGGTGCGGGGCAAATCGGGCCGCATCGTTGAGCTGGTATCCCTGTCCGGACAGGAAAAGCCCGCCCCCCGCATTGAGACCGGGGTCAGCGAGCTTGACCGCGTCACGGGCGGTGGGTTCGTCAAAGGCTCGGTCCTGCTGCTTGGGGGGGATCCGGGAATCGGCAAATCGACCTTGCTCATTCAGGCTTCTGCCGCCCTCGCCCATCGGGGCCATCGGGTGATCTATATTTCCGGTGAAGAGGCGATCGATCAGGTCCGCCTGCGTGCCTCCCGCCTCGGACTGGCAAAGGCCAAGGTGGAGCTGGCGGCCGAAACCAGCGTTGAAGACATTCTTGCCACCCTCACCGCAGGACCGGCACCGGACATGGTGGTGATCGATTCCATCCAGACCCTCTGGACAGACAGTGCCGACAGCGCGCCCGGCACAGTCACTCAGGTCCGCGCTTCGGCGCAGGCCATGATTCGCTATGCCAAACAAACCGGCGCGGCTGTCATACTGGTGGGCCATGTCACCAAGGATGGCCAGATTGCGGGCCCACGCGTTGTGGAACATATGGTCGATGGCGTGATGCAGTTTGAAGGCGATTCCGGCCATCAATTCCGTATTCTGCGCGCGATCAAGAACCGTTTTGGCCCAACGGATGAAATCGGCGTGTTTGAGATGACCGGCGGCGGCCTGTCGCAAGTTGCCAACCCCTCTGCCATGTTTTTGGGTGAGCGCAATCTGTCCACACCGGGGGCTGCGGTCTTTGCGGGAATGGAAGGCTCCCGCCCGTTGCTGGTGGAAATCCAGGCTCTTGTTGCCCAATCTCCCCTTGGCACCCCGCGCCGCGCGGTTGTGGGGTGGGATTCCAGCCGCCTTGCCATGGTGCTGGCCGTACTCGACGCCCATTGCGGTGTCAGGCTCTCCAGCCATGATGTCTATCTCAATGTCGCAGGCGGCATGAAAATTACCGAACCGGCGGCTGATCTGGCGGTGGCTGCCGCGCTGGTTTCCTCGCTTGCCGGGGTCGCACTCCCGTCCGAAGCGGTCTATTTTGGCGAAATCAGCCTCTCGGGCGCCATCCGCCCGGTCTCTCATTCTGCCGCCCGGATCAAGGAATCGGCCAAGCTCGGTTTTTCCAGCGCATCCGTGCCAGAAGCCTCGCTCAAAGCAACCAAATCAGCAGAGTTGGCCCTGACCAGCCTTGAAACACTGTCTGATCTGGTGGCCCGCATCGCCGCTGGATCGAATCTGAGCGAAAGTGATGATTAG
- the alr gene encoding alanine racemase has product MTRMQPSPHHAFTAAQSEATAGSLLTIDLAALVDNYRFLASQSDKAACSAVIKADAYGTGLEQAATALSEAGCDTFFVAQPREGERVRSLLPDAAIYVLNGLVGDLSDEALGYFCAHSLRPVLGSYEEIELWQAYCEKLALSMPCALHFDTGMNRMGLSVKAAHGLSERWAKTPPNFELTLIMSHLACADTPDHPQNRAQLERFSTIRACFPSVPASFANSAGIFLGPDYHFDLLRPGIALYGGQAVNDAPNPMKVVATYESRILSTRKVPEGWSVSYGAQEVTKRDSRLATLCVGYADGYFRAAGSSDEAKGASVWIAGHRAPIIGRVTMDLIIIDVTDIPEELTKPGNLVEMFGPNISISDVAEIAGTIDYELLTSLGPRAYRSYL; this is encoded by the coding sequence ATGACCAGAATGCAGCCATCGCCTCATCATGCCTTCACCGCCGCCCAGAGCGAAGCGACCGCAGGCAGCCTGCTGACCATCGACCTTGCCGCCTTGGTGGACAATTATCGTTTCCTTGCGAGCCAAAGCGACAAAGCCGCCTGCTCTGCCGTCATCAAGGCCGATGCCTATGGCACCGGGCTCGAACAGGCCGCCACCGCCTTGTCTGAAGCCGGATGCGACACCTTTTTCGTCGCCCAGCCGCGCGAAGGCGAACGGGTCCGCTCCCTGCTGCCTGACGCTGCGATTTATGTGTTGAATGGTCTGGTCGGCGACTTGAGCGATGAAGCGCTCGGCTATTTTTGTGCCCACAGCCTGCGCCCCGTGCTCGGCTCTTATGAAGAAATAGAACTCTGGCAGGCCTATTGCGAAAAACTGGCGCTTTCCATGCCCTGCGCGCTCCATTTCGACACTGGCATGAACCGCATGGGCCTCAGCGTCAAGGCCGCCCATGGCCTGTCGGAACGCTGGGCCAAGACACCGCCTAATTTCGAGCTGACCCTGATCATGAGCCATCTGGCCTGCGCCGATACACCGGACCACCCGCAAAATCGCGCTCAGCTTGAACGCTTTAGCACCATCCGCGCATGCTTCCCCTCCGTTCCTGCATCCTTTGCCAATTCGGCGGGGATCTTCCTGGGACCCGACTATCATTTCGACCTTTTGCGACCCGGCATCGCTCTATATGGCGGTCAGGCGGTCAATGATGCGCCCAACCCTATGAAGGTGGTTGCCACCTATGAAAGCCGCATTTTGTCCACCCGCAAGGTGCCTGAAGGCTGGTCTGTCAGTTACGGCGCCCAGGAAGTCACCAAGCGAGACAGCCGCCTTGCCACCCTTTGTGTCGGATATGCGGACGGTTATTTCCGCGCGGCAGGCAGCTCGGATGAGGCGAAGGGGGCTTCCGTCTGGATTGCAGGGCATCGCGCACCGATCATTGGCCGGGTCACCATGGACCTGATCATCATCGACGTCACCGACATCCCTGAAGAGCTGACCAAACCAGGCAATCTGGTGGAAATGTTCGGCCCGAACATTTCGATTTCGGACGTCGCAGAAATCGCTGGCACCATCGATTATGAGTTACTGACAAGCCTCGGCCCAAGGGCCTATCGCAGCTATCTGTAG
- a CDS encoding YrhK family protein produces MKLFQHDAPSQSYDHREVYSLYELAYTTVDLMAALLFVVGSVMFFYQSWVDAGTWCFLLGSVLFGVKPTLRFVRELHYLRIGKRQEQARQQARP; encoded by the coding sequence ATGAAGTTATTCCAGCACGACGCACCCTCACAATCTTACGACCACCGCGAAGTCTATTCGCTATATGAGCTTGCCTATACAACAGTCGACTTAATGGCCGCCCTGTTGTTCGTTGTTGGCTCGGTGATGTTCTTCTACCAGAGCTGGGTAGATGCGGGCACATGGTGTTTTCTCTTAGGATCGGTTCTGTTTGGCGTCAAACCCACCCTACGCTTCGTCCGCGAGCTGCATTATCTGCGTATAGGCAAGCGGCAAGAGCAGGCCAGGCAACAAGCAAGGCCGTAA